One window of the Chanodichthys erythropterus isolate Z2021 chromosome 2, ASM2448905v1, whole genome shotgun sequence genome contains the following:
- the dop1a gene encoding protein dopey-1 isoform X1 encodes MNAEELELLGDSKYRNYVAAVDKALKNFEYSSEWADLISALGKLNKVLQNNGKYQVVPKKLTIGKRLAQCLHPALPSGVHRKALETYEIIFKIIGPKRLAKDLFLYSSGLFPLLSNAAMSVKPVLLGLYETYYLPLGKTLKPGLQGLLTGVMPGLEEGSEYYDRTNTLLEKVAAAVEQPAFYSALWGSILTSPAVRLPGVTFVLLHLNRKLSMEDQLYIIGSDIELMVEAVSTSVQDSSVLVQRSTLDLILFCFPFHMSQATRPDMIRILSAALHVVLRRDMSLNRRLYAWLLGFDNNGVQAGPRSTRLSNPEEHVTHYFNTYSKDMLVQAMVGILQGKARGGEEESILMHDLKPFRILISLLDKPELGPAILEDVLIEVFRTLHTQCRAELDLQNQSPFSKDQTQLSSKLRENKKTAELIKTANLLFNSFEPYYMWDYIACWFEECCRWTQSSHTPGQTTKSETSARSLVEFCELVDFLLDIVSLPTRSMRVICQETYIEIQTEHLPQLLLRMVSALTTHLQALGLRELTHCLRLCSKILSKVQPPLVSPLALPSGPSSAATTPSARDKDEKMTLPVTLEAPGSTDVFDDGENASSSRLSESGFTDFIQYQAERGDQPDKMQDPEDDASSPEDVPSQPKPKPKSGLSSLAHSKPQDKPVMQCCLEHFQQFLSCLVRLYITPGGQTEAGKNCNAETDTLTVVADKKWTSGFEEQMSHEHMECLAAFTAACQLFLECSSFPVYIAEGNLKSSPTREEQAGESVHPAVWLQTLMDACCSAADFSIQAVAISLVMDLVGLTQSVAMVTAERVASPDSSQPMSPSQGRVAVVIRPPLTPGILKYIAEKTCFFKSVALILWDQLGEDTPQHHKRSVELFYQLHNLAPSPSICEDVISQQLMHRDRRIRLEAHVKFSVLWHLTRDLNITKSSPFNRTFDRSLFIMLDSLSYWDGSASAVGRAWLNQVLQRHDIARVLEPLLLLLLHPKTHRVSIQRVQAQRHWNQVFPNTLEQESSEPIYMRDMGYTENYGQISGNGHRGVQACGRCLPLDDMEPFSLTVNPLSDSLSLLSLSSENLQLCGEYQPPDQQGEHQSSDSSGSQSSTIDNGSFDELEGGGSTVNISDPVLCQSVSLEEESLHKAVSAVLFELVDRVVQMVEKESFEAPSPDAWIQTDSDSSNSSTDTSNGPSITLAPFSNTQPRTLPELVAGGTLEFLAVASIDASVEEERREGIARHSSSPSIITLPDSGGSALAEQSLQVDDQHRKRSHSSTQLSLKGKIMERLVDKSPGAKPKIKKVKRKDDERRKTNQAEKSRPPSIFFGDSLDLENWYSCGEGEVSEIESDIGSPSGGAASVVGGSRSSGSPRFNIHPLYQHVLLYLQLYDSSRTLHALSAIAAMLRASPAGFVSAISTTSINNTYTPQLSLLQNLLARHRVSVMGKDFYCPIPQDSHSHSFRSAMFLEIIISLCLYFLRSYYSAHVAATSQDLAGNHAMQLTSVEVLTLLFSELSKVTGGSTKGFASFICDVLSKCKVQKVVLHCLLSTIFSVQKWHEHRARGTNVAVVEEGLSEDSVINLSEDQLDNCSAIQSQLLRLLQSLVVLEHRVMIPVDEGGEGGLGSSGSSGGPNGPGAGFELIGGEVEHVNPQQPMTSLQYLHGQPITSQGMFLCAVIRALHQHHACKMHPQWIGLITATLPYMRKVLRRVVASVTLQLCKNLDNLIQQYRYETGLTDTRPHWMALCIPPDLILTVLEGMTAIIHYCLLDPTSQYHQLQANVDQKHLSEARAGILSILHTIMSSVTLLWGVLYLADSSDKPAAASACSTSNINLGSTKNLRQQILELLGPISMNHGAHFMAAIAYVWNERKQAKTPSRNKVIPTASEEQLLLVELVRSVSAMRTETVIQTVKEVLKQPPAIAKEKKNLSLEVCMLQFFYAYVQSIPVSSLVDSWPSLLALLKDSVQLGLPAPGQFLILGVLNEFILKNPTLESKKDQRELQDVTHKIVEAIGTIAGSSLEQTTWLRRNLEVKPSPQIMVDGASLEADVEDLMLTVMEASSFTPSVYSVHALMLLAEVLAHLLDMVFYSDEKERVIPLLVNLMHYVVPYLRNHSAHNAPSYRACIQLLSSLSGYQYTRRAWKKEAFDLFMDHTFFQMDSSCVSHWRAIIDHLMTHDKTTFRDLMTRVAVAQSSSLSLFTNRDAELEQRAMLLKRLAFTIYSSEVDQYQKYLPDIQERLVESLRLPQVPILHAQVFLFFRVLLLRMSPQHLTSLWPTMITELVQVFLLMEQELTADEDITRTSGPSVAGLETTYSGGNGFSTSYNSQRWLNLYLSACKLLDLALALPSESLPQFQMYRWAFVPEASDDSGLEVRRQGTHQREFKPYVVRLAKLLRKRAKKNPEEDCSTRTLSWEPGQLLLTLYVIRSMEQLLPFFNLLSQVFSSKGNSRSGPYHSPTPRDGPFASKDGKLESQKVFWSRARQNIEEMVEKDFLEGLIKT; translated from the exons ATGAATGCAGAGGAGTTGGAACTCCTCGGTGACTCGAAGTACAGGAACTATGTGGCAGCGGTAGATAAGGCCCTAAAAAACTTTGAGTACTCCAGCGAATGGGCCGATCTGATCTCAGCACTCGGGAAGCTCAACAAG GTTTTGCAAAACAATGGCAAGTATCAGGTTGTGCCCAAGAAATTGACCATAGGAAAGCGCCTGGCCCAATGCCTCCACCCGGCGCTGCCCAGCGGGGTTCACCGCAAGGCCCTGGAGACTTACGAAATCATCTTCAAGATCATTGGACCAAAGCGCCTGGCAAAGGATCTTTTCCTTTATAG TTCTGGACTCTTCCCTTTACTATCCAATGCTGCTATGTCTGTGAAGCCAGTATTACTTGGGTTATATGAGACCTACTACCTGCCCTTGGGGAAGACTCTTAAACCAGGCCTGCAGGGACTCCTGACTGGTGTAATGCCTGGTCTGGAGGAGGGATCAGAGTATTATGACAg gACCAATACCCTGCTAGAAAAGGTGGCAGCAGCTGTGGAGCAGCCGGCCTTCTACAGTGCCCTGTGGGGCAGTATCCTAACCAGCCCCGCTGTGCGTTTGCCTGGAGTGACCTTCGTCCTTCTGCACCTTAACCGAAAACTATCCATGGAGGACCAGCTGTACATCATTGGCAGTGACATCGAACTGATG GTGGAAGCAGTCAGCACATCTGTACAGGATTCCAGTGTGTTAGTGCAGAGGAGCACCCTAGATCTTATCCTGTTCTGCTTTCCCTTCCACATGAGTCAG GCTACACGTCCAGACATGATCAGGATTCTGTCTGCAGCACTTCATGTTGTTCTAAGGAGAGACATGTCCCTGAATCGTAGACTTTATGCTTGGCTGCTGG GCTTTGATAACAATGGTGTGCAAGCAGGCCCTCGTAGCACCCGACTCAGTAATCCAGAAGAGCACGTCACGCACTACTTCAACACGTATTCCAAGGACATGCTCGTTCAG gcCATGGTGGGGATCTTGCAGGGGAAGGCAAGAGGAGGGGAGGAGGAGAGCATCCTGATGCACGACTTAAAGCCGTTTCGCATTCTCATCAGCCTTCTCGACAAGCCTGAGCTGG GCCCAGCAATCTTAGAGGATGTTCTGATCGAAGTTTTTCGTACCCTGCACACTCAGTGCCGTGCTGAGTTGGACCTTCAGAACCAAAGCCCCTTCAGCAAAGACCAAACTCAACTTAGCAG caaACTCCGAGAGAACAAGAAAACAGCAGAGCTCATTAAAACCGCCAACCTCTTGTTTAACTCCTTTGAACCATACTACATGTGGGACTATATTGCATGCTGGTTTGAGGAGTGCTGCAG GTGGACTCAGAGCAGTCATACCCCTGGACAAACTACGAAGTCTGAGACATCAGCACGCTCATTGGTTGAGTTCTGTGAGCTGGTGGACTTCTTGTTGGACATTGTATCTTTG CCTACTAGAAGCATGAGGGTTATCTGCCAG GAGACATACATTGAGATCCAGACAGAGCACCTACCTCAGTTGCTGCTGCGGATGGTTTCCGCTCTTACCACGCACCTGCAGGCCCTGGGCCTGAGAGAGCTCACCCACTGTCTGCGCCTCTGCTCGAAGATCCTCAGCAAAGTCCAGCCCCCTCTGGTGTCGCCCCTCGCGCTGCCCTCTGGTCCATCGTCTGCCGCAACTACCCCTTCCGCTAGAGACAAAGATGAGAAAATG ACCCTACCAGTCACCCTTGAAGCCCCTGGCAGCACTGATGTATTTGATGATGGCGAGAATGCTTCCAGCAGCCGATTGTCAGAAAGTGGATTTACCGATTTCATCCAGTACCAGGCTGAACGTGGGGACCAACCTGATAAGATGCAAGACCCCGAGGATGATGCATCCAGCCCTGAAGATGTACCTAGTCAACCCAAACCTAAACCCAAATCTGGGCTCAGTAGTTTGGCCCACAGCAAGCCCCAGGACAAGCCAGTGATGCAGTGCTGTCTTGAACATTTCCAGCAGTTCCTTTCTTGCTTAGTGAGGCTTTACATCACCCCAGGTGGTCAGACAGAGGCAGGAAAGAACTGCAATGCAGAGACGGACACTCTAACAGTGGTGGCTGATAAAAAATGGACAAGTGGTTTTGAGGAGCAGATGTCTCATGAACATATGGAATGTCTGGCTGCATTCACTGCTGCCTGCCAGCTCTTCTTGGAGTGCTCCAGTTTTCCAGTCTACATTGCTGAGGGCAACCTGAAGTCCTCACCCACCAGAGAGGAGCAGGCAG GTGAGAGTGTTCATCCAGCGGTTTGGCTTCAGACCCTGATGGATGCATGCTGTTCAGCTGCTGATTTCAGTATTCAAGCAGTAGCTATCTCACTTGTCATGGACCTTGTCGGACTCACTCAGTCTGTAGCTATGGTGACAGCTGAGCGTGTGGCAAGTCCAGACTCGAGCCAGCCAATGAGTCCGAGCCAGGGGCGTGTTGCAGTGGTGATTCGACCACCACTCACACCGGGTATCTTGAAGTACATTGCAGAGAAAACGTGTTTCTTCAAG AGTGTAGCCCTTATCTTATGGGATCAGTTGGGAGAGGATACCCCTCAGCACCACAAGCGCAGTGTGGAGCTCTTTTACCAGCTTCACAATTTGGCTCCCTCCCCCAGCATTTGTGAAGATGTCATTAGCCAGCAGCTCATGCATCGGGACAGG AGAATACGTCTGGAGGCTCATGTAAAATTCTCAGTTCTTTGGCACCTAACCAGAGACTTGAATATCACCAAGTCTTCCCCTTTCAATCGGACATTTGACAG GTCTCTGTTTATCATGTTAGACAGCCTCAGTTATTGGGATGGCTCTGCAAGTGCTGTTGGCAGGGCCTGGTTGAACCAGGTTTTGCAGAGACATGACATAGCTCGTGTTCTTGAACCTCTACTACTTTTGCTGCTGCACCCTAAAACCCACCGTGTATCCATACAGCGGGTTCAAGCGCAGCGTCACTGGAACCAGGTCTTTCCCAACACACTGGAACAAGAGTCCTCTGAACCCATTTACATGAGGGATATGGGCTATACTGAAA ATTATGGCCAGATATCAGGGAATGGCCACAGGGGTGTCCAAGCATGTGGCAGATGCCTTCCATTGGATGATATGGAACCTTTTAGCCTGACAGTCAACCCTTTGAGTGACAGTCTTTCTCTTTTGAGCCTTAGTAGTGAGAACCTGCAGCTGTGTGGCGAATATCAACCTCCTGATCAGCAGGGGGAGCACCAGAGCTCAGATTCGAGTGGCTCTCAATCCTCCACTATAGACAATGGCAGCTTTGATGAACTGGAGGGAGGCGGAAGCACTGTTAATATATCTGATCCTGTGCTTTGTCAATCTGTTTCGTTAGAGGAGGAGTCCTTGCACAAAGCAGTTTCTGCTGTTCTTTTTGAGCTAGTGGACAGAGTGGTGCAAATGGTGGAGAAAGAGTCCTTTGAGGCACCATCTCCTGATGCCTGGATTCAGACAGACTCTGACAGTTCTAACTCGTCCACCGATACCTCTAATGGGCCTTCCATCACCCTTGCCCCCTTTTCCAACACCCAACCTCGAACACTCCCAGAACTGGTTGCAGGGGGAACCTTGGAGTTCCTGGCTGTGGCCTCAATTGATGCTTCAGTGGAAGAGGAGCGTCGGGAAGGCATCGCTCGCCATAGCTCCTCGCCTTCCATCATTACACTGCCGGACAGCGGTGGCAGTGCTCTCGCCGAGCAGAGTCTCCAGGTAGATGACCAGCACCGCAAGCGTAGCCACAGCAGCACCCAGCTCAGCCTAAAGGGCAAGATTATGGAGCGTCTGGTGGACAAATCTCCAGGGGCCAAGCCCAAAATCAAGAAGGTCAAGAGGAAAGATGATGAGAGACGCAAGACCAACCAGGCTGAGAAGAGCCGGCCACCCAGTATCTTCTTTGGTGACAGTCTTGACTTGGAGAACTGGTACAGCTGTGGGGAAGGGGAAGTGTCTGAGATTGAAAGTGATATAGGTTCACCCAGTGGTGGGGCTGCTAGTGTTGTGGGAGGATCTCGCTCTTCTGGGTCACCTCGTTTTAACATCCATCCCCTATACCAGCATGTGCTGCTCTATCTTCAGCTCTACGACTCCTCTCGGACTCTGCATGCGCTTTCTGCCATTGCAGCCATGCTACGTGCTTCACCAGCAGGATTTGTGAGTGCCATCTCCACCACCAGCATAAACAACACATACACCCCACAGCTCTCTCTTCTGCAGAACCTGCTAGCACGCCATCGTGTCTCTGTCATGGGCAAGGACTTCTACTGCCCCATCCCGCAGGACTCGCACTCCCACTCCTTCCGAAGTGCCATGTTCCTGGAGATCATCATCTCCCTTTGCCTCTATTTTCTGCGCAGCTATTACTCGGCTCATGTGGCCGCCACATCACAGGACCTGGCTGGCAACCATGCCATGCAGCTGACCAGCGTGGAGGTGTTGACGCTGCTCTTCAGTGAGCTTTCTAAGGTCACTGGGGGCTCAACCAAGGGCtttgcaagctttatttgtGACGTTCTGTCCAAATGCAAGGTGCAGAAGGTGGTGCTACACTGTTTGCTTTCCACCATCTTTAGTGTACAAAAATGGCATGAACACCGTGCCCGTGGCACCAATGTGGCTGTGGTTGAGGAGGGTCTTTCAGAGGACAGTGTCATCAATCTGTCAGAGGACCAGTTAGACAACTGCAGCGCCATACAGTCACAACTGTTGCGTCTGCTTCAGAGCCTGGTGGTGTTGGAGCACCGTGTGATGATCCCAGTGGAtgagggtggtgagggaggtcTGGGGTCATCTGGGTCTAGTGGCGGACCTAATGGTCCAGGGGCTGGTTTTGAGCTGATTGGAGGGGAGGTAGAGCATGTCAACCCACAACAACCTATGACTTCCCTGCAATACCTACATGGGCAACCCATTACATCTCAGGGCATGTTTCTGTGTGCTGTGATCCGAGCCCTGCATCAGCATCATGCTTGCAAGATGCACCCACAATGGATCGGCCTTATCACAGCCACTTTGCCATACATGAGAAAAGTACTTCGGCGAGTGGTTGCATCTGTTACGCTTCAGCTGTGCAAAAACCTTGACAACCTTATCCAGCAATACCGCTACGAGACGGGCCTCACGGACACCAG GCCCCATTGGATGGCATTGTGTATCCCTCCTGACCTGATTCTAACTGTACTAGAAGGAATGACAGCCATAATCCATTATTGTCTGCTAGACCCAACATCACAATATCACCAG CTCCAGGCAAATGTAGATCAGAAGCATCTTTCAGAGGCACGTGCAGGCATTCTCTCCATCTTGCACACCATTATGTCCTCTGTAACCCTGCTGTGGGGTGTTCTTTATCTGGCTGATAGTTCTGACAAGCCAGCTGCAGCCTCTGCTTGTTCCACCTCCAACATCAACCTAGGATCCACGAAG AATCTCAGGCAGCAAATTCTGGAGCTGCTGGGGCCGATCTCAATGAATCATGGAGCTCACTTCATGGCTGCTATTGCTTATGTGTGGAATGAAAGGAAGCAGGCTAAAACTCCATCCAGGAACAAG GTAATTCCCACAGCTAGTGAGGAACAGCTTCTCCTTGTGGAACTTGTTCGTTCAGTAAGTGCCATGCGAACTGAGACTGTGATACAGACAGTGAAGGAAGTGCTCAAGCAGCCCCCAGCCATCGCCAAAGAGAAG AAGAATCTTTCCCTGGAGGTCTGCATGCTTCAGTTTTTCTATGCCTATGTGCAGAG TATTCCAGTGTCTAGTCTGGTTGATAGTTGGCCATCACTCTTGGCATTGCTGAAGGACTCTGTGCAGCTTGGTCTGCCTGCTCCAGGACAATTCCTCATACTAGG AGTATTGAATGAGTTTATCCTGAAGAATCCCACCCTGGAAAGCAAGAAGGACCAGCGAGAGCTACAG GATGTGACCCATAAGATCGTAGAGGCCATTGGTACAATTGCAGGCTCATCCTTAGAACAGACCACGTGGTTGAGGAGAAACCTGGAAGTCAAACCTTCCCCTCAAATCATGGTGGATGGGGCCAGTCTGGAGGCAGATGTTGAAG ATCTAATGCTCACAGTGATGGAGGCCTCCAGCTTCACTCCATCTGTGTACAGTGTTCACGCCCTCATGTTGCTGGCTGAG GTGCTGGCTCATCTATTAGATATGGTCTTCTACAGTGATGAGAAGGAGAGAGTGATTCCTCTGCTGGTCAACCTCATGCATTATGTTGTGCCCTACTTGCGCAACCATAG CGCTCACAATGCCCCCAGTTATCGTGCATGTATCCAGCTGTTGAGCAGCCTCAGTGGATATCAGTACACCCGGAGAGCCTGGAAAAAAGAAGCTTTCGACCTGTTTATGGACCATACGTTTTTCCAGATGGACTCCTCTTGCGTCAGCCA CTGGAGAGCAATCATAGACCACCTGATGACTCATGACAAAACCACATTCAGAGACCTGATGA CTCGAGTTGCTGTGGCTCAGAGCAGTTCTCTGAGTCTTTTCACCAATCGAGATGCAGAGCTTGAACAGAGAGCCATGCTACTCAAACGTCTGGCCTTCACCATCTACAGCAGTGAGGTGGACCAATACCAGAAGTACTTGCCAGACATTCAAG AGCGTCTTGTGGAGAGCCTACGACTCCCTCAAGTCCCCATCCTCCATGCTCAGGTCTTCCTCTTCTTCAGAGTGCTGCTACTACGCATGTCCCCCCAGCACCTGACCTCACTCTGGCCCACTATGATCACTGAGTTG GTTCAGGTGTTCTTACTCATGGAACAGGAACTCACTGCAGATGAGGACATCACCAG GACCTCAGGCCCCTCGGTTGCAGGGCTCGAGACAACATACTCAGGGGGCAATGGCTTCTCTACCTCCTACAACAGCCAGCGCTGGCTCAACCTCTACCTGTCTGCCTGCAAGCTGCTGGACCTGGCCCTCGCTCTGCCCTCTGAGAGTTTGCCTCAGTTCCAGAT GTATCGCTGGGCTTTTGTTCCTGAAGCCTCGGATGACTCTGGTCTGGAGGTCCGCAGACAGGGGACCCATCAGAGAGAGTTCAAGCCCTATGTTGTCAGACTGGCCAAGCTGCTGAGAAAAAGGGCCAAG AAAAATCCAGAGGAAGACTGCTCCACACGGACTCTGTCCTGGGAGCCCGGACAGCTCCTGCTCACCCTTTATGTGATCCGCAGCATGGAGCAGCTCCTCCCTTTCTTCAACCTTCTCAGTCAGGTGTTCAGCAGTAAAGGCAACAGCCGTTCAGGACCGTATCACAGCCCTACTCCCAGAGACGGCCCATTTGCTAGCAAGGATGGCAAGTTGGAGAGCCAGAAAGTCTTCTGGAGCCGGGCCAGACAGAACATTGAGGAAATGGTTGAGAAGGACTTCCTTGAGGGACTCATCAAAACGTGA